A single genomic interval of Granulicella tundricola MP5ACTX9 harbors:
- a CDS encoding carbonic anhydrase, producing the protein MTEQTILEKLKEGARRFQSEVHAGNAAEYERAATTPQQPHTLVIACADSRVDVESITSSGPGEVFITRNIGNMVPAYGEMLGGVSAVIEYAVSALKVKHIVICGHSDCGAMKALLSPDSTAAMPTVRSWLTNGQAALKVADALDTPDDKPGQRLRNLTEQNVLMQINHLKTHPSVAGALARNEISISGWVYDIGSGGVRVAEDPSRAFIPVSASTV; encoded by the coding sequence ATGACTGAACAGACGATTCTCGAAAAGCTCAAGGAAGGCGCCCGCCGCTTCCAGTCAGAGGTCCACGCAGGCAATGCCGCGGAGTACGAGCGTGCCGCCACCACCCCCCAGCAGCCCCACACCCTCGTCATCGCCTGCGCTGACTCCCGCGTAGACGTGGAATCCATCACCTCCTCAGGCCCCGGCGAGGTCTTCATCACCCGCAACATCGGCAACATGGTCCCCGCCTACGGAGAGATGCTGGGTGGCGTCAGCGCCGTGATCGAGTACGCCGTCTCCGCCCTCAAGGTCAAGCACATCGTCATCTGCGGCCACTCCGACTGCGGCGCCATGAAGGCCCTGCTCAGCCCGGACAGCACCGCCGCCATGCCCACTGTGCGTTCATGGCTCACCAACGGCCAGGCCGCTCTCAAGGTAGCGGATGCCCTGGATACCCCAGACGACAAACCCGGTCAGCGCCTCCGCAACCTCACCGAGCAGAACGTCCTCATGCAGATCAATCACCTCAAGACCCATCCCAGCGTGGCCGGCGCACTCGCACGCAATGAGATCAGCATCTCCGGCTGGGTCTATGACATCGGCTCCGGCGGCGTACGCGTCGCGGAAGACCCCAGCCGCGCGTTCATCCCGGTAAGCGCATCCACCGTCTAA
- the accD gene encoding acetyl-CoA carboxylase, carboxyltransferase subunit beta, whose translation MSWFKREDHKIVNDETKTVRTEGLWTKCGSCGTPLFKPDLAANLQVCPKCGYHFRFDARSRVENLLEPGYELVDLELRSTDPLNFTDLKPYKRRLAEAQKKTGLNDAIVNAIGQLGPHNVVLSVMEYAFIGGSMGAVVGETIARAVDRSLATRHPLIIVSASGGARMMEGIASLMQLAKISAGLARMDDAKIPYISLMTDPTTGGVTASFAMLGDLNIAEPGALIGFAGPRVIEQTIRQKLPEGFQRSEFLLEHGFLDAVIERKNLKSYLTDTLSWMTNQPATEKAAKA comes from the coding sequence ATGAGTTGGTTTAAACGCGAAGATCACAAGATCGTCAACGACGAAACCAAGACCGTCCGCACGGAGGGCCTATGGACCAAGTGCGGCTCCTGCGGCACGCCGCTCTTCAAGCCGGACCTCGCCGCCAACCTGCAGGTCTGCCCCAAGTGCGGGTATCACTTCCGCTTCGACGCGCGCTCCCGCGTCGAAAACCTGCTGGAACCCGGCTACGAACTCGTCGACCTGGAACTGCGCTCCACCGATCCGCTGAACTTCACGGACCTCAAGCCCTACAAGCGCCGCCTCGCCGAAGCCCAGAAGAAGACCGGCCTCAACGACGCCATCGTCAACGCCATTGGTCAGCTTGGCCCGCACAACGTCGTCCTCTCCGTCATGGAGTACGCCTTCATCGGCGGCAGCATGGGCGCAGTCGTAGGCGAAACCATCGCCCGCGCTGTAGACCGCTCGCTCGCCACCCGCCACCCCCTCATCATCGTCTCGGCCTCCGGCGGCGCGCGCATGATGGAGGGCATCGCCTCCCTGATGCAGCTTGCCAAGATCTCCGCCGGCCTGGCCCGCATGGACGACGCCAAGATCCCCTACATCTCGCTGATGACCGACCCCACCACAGGAGGCGTCACCGCCAGCTTCGCCATGCTGGGCGATCTCAACATCGCCGAACCCGGCGCACTTATTGGCTTCGCCGGCCCCCGCGTGATCGAGCAGACCATCCGCCAGAAGCTCCCGGAAGGCTTCCAGCGCTCCGAGTTCCTCCTCGAGCACGGCTTCCTGGACGCCGTCATCGAGCGTAAGAACCTCAAGTCCTACCTGACGGACACCCTCTCCTGGATGACCAACCAGCCAGCCACAGAGAAAGCAGCCAAAGCGTAA